In Streptomyces sp. DG2A-72, one genomic interval encodes:
- the ftsX gene encoding permease-like cell division protein FtsX has translation MRAQFVLSEIGVGLRRNLTMTFAVIVSVALSLALFGGSLLMSDQVNTMKGYWYDKVNVSVFLCNKSDAESDPNCAKGAVTKDQKDQILGDLKKMSVVETVTYESQDAAYKHYKEQFGDSPLASSLTPDQMQESYRIKLKDPEKYQVIATAFDGRDGVQSVQDQKGILDNLFGLLNGMNWAARAVMALMLVVALMLIVNTVRVSAFSRRRETGIMRLVGASGFYIQAPFIMEAAVAGLIGGGVACGFLVVARYFIIDHGLALSEKLNLINFIGWDAVLTKLPLILATSLLMPALAAFFALRKYLKV, from the coding sequence ATGCGCGCCCAGTTCGTTCTGTCCGAGATCGGTGTCGGTCTCCGCCGCAATCTGACGATGACCTTCGCGGTCATCGTCTCCGTCGCCCTGTCCCTCGCCCTGTTCGGCGGGTCGCTGCTGATGAGCGACCAGGTCAACACGATGAAGGGCTACTGGTACGACAAGGTCAACGTCTCGGTCTTCCTCTGCAACAAGAGCGACGCCGAGTCCGACCCCAACTGCGCCAAGGGCGCGGTCACCAAGGACCAGAAGGACCAGATCCTCGGCGATCTGAAGAAGATGTCCGTGGTCGAAACGGTCACCTACGAGTCGCAGGACGCGGCGTACAAGCACTACAAGGAGCAGTTCGGCGACTCCCCGCTGGCCAGCTCGCTCACGCCGGACCAGATGCAGGAGTCGTACCGGATCAAGCTGAAGGACCCGGAGAAGTACCAGGTCATCGCGACCGCCTTCGACGGGCGGGACGGCGTGCAGTCCGTGCAGGACCAGAAGGGGATCCTGGACAACCTCTTCGGGCTGCTCAACGGCATGAACTGGGCGGCACGGGCCGTGATGGCGCTGATGCTGGTCGTGGCGCTGATGCTGATCGTCAACACCGTGCGCGTCTCGGCGTTCAGCCGGCGCCGCGAGACCGGCATCATGCGGCTGGTCGGCGCCTCCGGCTTCTACATCCAGGCGCCGTTCATCATGGAGGCCGCCGTCGCCGGGCTGATCGGCGGCGGGGTCGCGTGCGGGTTCCTGGTGGTCGCGCGGTACTTCATCATCGACCACGGTCTGGCCCTGTCCGAGAAGCTGAATCTGATCAACTTCATCGGCTGGGACGCCGTCCTGACGAAGCTGCCGCTCATCCTCGCGACAAGTCTGCTGATGCCCGCGTTGGCCGCGTTCTTCGCGCTGCGCAAGTACCTGAAGGTGTGA
- the ftsE gene encoding cell division ATP-binding protein FtsE, with amino-acid sequence MIRFDNVSKVYPKQTRPALRDVSLEVEKGEFVFLVGSSGSGKSTFLRLVLREERCSHGQVHVLGKDLARLSNWKVPQMRRQLGTVFQDFRLLPNKTVAENVAFAQEVIGKSRGEIRKSVPQVLDLVGLGGKEDRMPGELSGGEQQRVAIARAFVNRPKLLIADEPTGNLDPQTSVGIMKLLDRINRTGTTVVMATHDQNIVDQMRKRVIELEKGRLVRDQARGVYGYQH; translated from the coding sequence GTGATCCGATTCGACAACGTCTCCAAGGTCTACCCCAAGCAGACCCGCCCCGCACTCAGGGATGTGTCCCTGGAAGTGGAGAAGGGCGAGTTCGTGTTCCTGGTGGGGTCCTCCGGCTCCGGAAAGTCCACCTTCCTGCGGCTGGTCCTCCGCGAGGAGCGGTGCAGCCACGGTCAGGTGCACGTCCTGGGCAAGGACCTCGCGCGCCTCTCCAACTGGAAGGTGCCGCAGATGCGCCGCCAGTTGGGGACGGTGTTCCAGGACTTCCGCCTCCTGCCGAACAAGACGGTCGCCGAGAACGTGGCCTTCGCGCAGGAGGTGATCGGCAAGTCCCGCGGCGAGATCCGCAAGTCCGTTCCGCAGGTGCTCGACCTTGTCGGGCTGGGCGGCAAAGAGGACCGGATGCCCGGTGAGCTGTCCGGTGGTGAGCAGCAGCGCGTGGCGATCGCGCGGGCCTTCGTCAACCGGCCCAAGCTGCTGATCGCGGACGAGCCGACCGGCAACCTCGACCCGCAGACCTCCGTCGGCATCATGAAGCTGCTCGACCGGATCAACCGGACGGGCACGACCGTGGTGATGGCGACGCACGACCAGAACATCGTGGACCAGATGCGCAAGCGCGTCATCGAGCTGGAGAAGGGCCGCCTCGTCCGCGACCAGGCACGCGGCGTCTACGGCTACCAGCACTGA